A stretch of the Streptococcus himalayensis genome encodes the following:
- the rpmA gene encoding 50S ribosomal protein L27 produces MLKMNLANLQLFAHKKGGGSTSNGRDSQAKRLGAKAADGQTVSGGSILYRQRGTHIYPGVNVGRGGDDTLFAKVEGVVRFERKGRDKKQVSVYPIAK; encoded by the coding sequence ATGTTGAAAATGAATCTTGCTAACTTGCAACTATTCGCCCACAAAAAAGGTGGAGGTTCTACGTCAAACGGACGTGATTCACAAGCAAAACGTCTTGGAGCTAAAGCAGCGGATGGACAAACTGTATCAGGTGGATCAATCCTTTACCGTCAACGCGGTACTCACATTTATCCAGGTGTGAACGTAGGACGCGGAGGCGACGATACATTGTTCGCTAAAGTTGAAGGCGTAGTACGCTTTGAACGTAAAGGTCGCGATAAGAAACAAGTATCTGTTTACCCTATCGCCAAATAA
- a CDS encoding ribosomal-processing cysteine protease Prp, whose amino-acid sequence MIQAVFERAEDGELRSAEITGHAASGEYGFDVVCASVSTLAINFINTIEKFAGYELNFELNEEEGGFLRIEIPDDLPSHQREMTQLFFESFFLGLATLSEDSSEFVQTRVITEN is encoded by the coding sequence ATGATACAAGCAGTCTTTGAGAGAGCCGAAGATGGCGAGCTGAGGAGTGCAGAAATTACTGGGCACGCCGCAAGTGGCGAATACGGCTTTGATGTCGTGTGTGCATCAGTTTCTACGCTTGCCATTAATTTTATCAATACGATTGAGAAATTTGCAGGCTATGAACTGAACTTTGAATTAAACGAAGAAGAAGGTGGATTTTTGCGAATTGAAATTCCAGATGATCTACCGAGCCATCAAAGGGAAATGACCCAATTATTTTTTGAATCATTTTTCTTGGGATTAGCAACTTTATCGGAGGACTCTTCGGAGTTCGTCCAAACAAGAGTTATCACAGAAAACTAA
- the rplU gene encoding 50S ribosomal protein L21 has product MSTYAIIKTGGKQVKVEVGQAIYVEKLNVEAGQEVTFNEVVLVGGENTVVGTPLVAGATVVGTVEKQGKQKKVVTFKYKPKKGSHRKQGHRQPYTKVVISAINA; this is encoded by the coding sequence ATGAGCACATACGCAATCATTAAAACTGGCGGAAAACAAGTTAAAGTTGAAGTTGGTCAAGCTATCTACGTTGAAAAATTGAACGTTGAAGCAGGTCAAGAAGTTACATTTAACGAAGTTGTTCTTGTTGGTGGTGAAAACACTGTTGTCGGAACTCCACTTGTAGCTGGTGCTACTGTTGTTGGAACTGTTGAAAAACAAGGAAAACAAAAGAAAGTTGTTACTTTCAAATATAAACCTAAAAAAGGTAGCCACCGCAAACAAGGTCACCGTCAACCATATACAAAAGTTGTTATCAGCGCAATCAACGCTTAA
- a CDS encoding alpha/beta hydrolase: MKRKIFFSLLLVVLVAMGGLFYLKTAPFETERETPNAQVSSSSSVHNPPNGSITPSLRIVEEEKTVARDAYHIYGKLFAPENYQRKKLPLIILSHGFGNTLEFVAPYAELLAHKGYLVYAFDFVGGSPNSRSGGSMLEMSVFTEQADLQAVIDQFSQEAYVDVENLVLMGYSQGGVVSTLAAIDNPQIKGLVSVNGAFVLFDDAKALFPTQDSIPEIYNHRGTNLGKVYFEQLLETDIYKEMMKVTAEALIIQGNQDEIIPVSSAERAVQAIPHASLKVIDGGRHILNETETLEALQAIDQYLTTIVTK, encoded by the coding sequence ATGAAACGGAAAATTTTTTTCAGCTTGTTGTTGGTGGTATTGGTAGCGATGGGTGGTCTATTTTATCTGAAAACAGCCCCATTTGAGACTGAAAGAGAAACACCGAACGCTCAAGTCAGTTCTTCTTCGTCTGTTCATAATCCCCCAAATGGTTCAATCACTCCCAGTCTTCGTATCGTTGAAGAAGAAAAGACAGTTGCGCGTGATGCTTATCACATTTACGGGAAATTGTTTGCCCCAGAGAATTATCAACGCAAGAAACTGCCCTTGATTATCCTGTCTCATGGCTTTGGCAATACCCTAGAATTTGTAGCACCGTATGCTGAACTCTTGGCCCATAAAGGATATTTGGTTTATGCCTTTGATTTTGTAGGAGGTAGTCCTAACAGCCGCAGTGGTGGAAGTATGCTGGAGATGTCTGTCTTTACAGAGCAAGCTGATCTTCAGGCTGTTATTGACCAGTTTAGTCAAGAAGCTTATGTGGATGTTGAAAATCTTGTCTTGATGGGGTATAGTCAAGGCGGTGTTGTCTCCACTCTAGCAGCGATTGACAATCCTCAGATTAAAGGATTGGTCAGCGTAAACGGAGCCTTTGTGTTGTTTGATGATGCCAAAGCTCTGTTTCCAACGCAGGACAGCATTCCTGAAATTTATAACCACCGGGGTACTAATTTAGGAAAAGTCTATTTTGAGCAATTGTTAGAGACAGATATTTACAAAGAAATGATGAAGGTGACAGCTGAAGCACTCATTATCCAAGGAAACCAAGATGAGATTATTCCTGTTAGCAGTGCTGAACGTGCCGTTCAAGCCATTCCTCATGCAAGTTTAAAAGTGATTGATGGAGGCAGGCATATTTTAAACGAAACAGAGACCCTAGAAGCTCTGCAAGCCATTGATCAGTATTTAACGACCATCGTGACTAAATAA
- the thiI gene encoding tRNA uracil 4-sulfurtransferase ThiI: MQYSEIMIRYGELSTKGKNRMRFINKLRNNIQDVLSIYPAVKVMADRDRAHVYLHGTDYKPVAESLKQIFGIQNFSPSYKIEKSVPALIAAVQEIMTDIYQEGMTFKVSSKRSDHGFELDSRELNQTLGNAVFDAIPHVQVKMKAPDIELRVEIRSEAAYISYETIRGAGGLPVGTSGKGMLMLSGGIDSPVAGYLALKRGVDIEAVHFASPPYTSPGALKKAQDLTRKLTKFGGNIQFIEVPFTEIQEEIKAKAPEAYLMTLTRRFMMRITDRIREERGGLVIINGESLGQVASQTLESMQAINAVTNTPVIRPVVTMDKLEIIDIAEKIDTFEISIQPFEDCCTIFAPDRPKTNPKIKNVEQYESRLDVEGLVERAVSGIMVTEITPQAEKDEVDDWISDLL; encoded by the coding sequence ATGCAGTATTCAGAAATTATGATTCGCTACGGAGAATTGTCTACCAAGGGCAAAAATCGGATGCGCTTTATCAACAAACTCAGAAATAATATTCAGGATGTCTTATCCATTTATCCAGCAGTCAAGGTCATGGCAGATCGCGATCGGGCCCATGTTTATCTCCATGGAACCGACTACAAGCCAGTCGCAGAAAGCCTCAAACAGATTTTTGGGATTCAAAATTTTTCACCGTCTTACAAGATTGAGAAATCTGTTCCAGCCTTGATTGCTGCGGTGCAAGAAATTATGACGGACATCTACCAAGAAGGAATGACGTTTAAGGTCTCTAGCAAGCGGAGCGACCATGGCTTTGAACTGGATAGCCGTGAACTCAATCAAACCTTGGGAAATGCCGTTTTTGATGCGATTCCCCATGTTCAAGTCAAAATGAAAGCTCCAGATATTGAGTTGCGAGTGGAGATTCGTTCAGAAGCAGCCTATATTTCCTATGAAACCATTCGTGGAGCAGGGGGCTTGCCTGTCGGAACATCTGGCAAGGGCATGCTCATGTTGTCTGGAGGAATTGATTCGCCAGTAGCTGGTTACTTAGCCCTTAAACGCGGTGTAGATATTGAAGCAGTGCATTTTGCCAGTCCTCCTTATACCAGTCCAGGTGCACTGAAAAAGGCGCAGGATTTGACACGAAAATTGACCAAGTTTGGTGGAAATATCCAATTTATCGAGGTTCCATTTACAGAAATTCAAGAAGAAATTAAGGCAAAAGCGCCTGAAGCTTATCTTATGACCTTGACGCGTCGTTTCATGATGCGGATTACCGATCGAATTCGAGAAGAACGTGGTGGTCTTGTGATTATCAATGGGGAAAGCCTAGGACAAGTGGCTAGTCAGACCTTGGAAAGTATGCAGGCCATTAATGCTGTGACCAATACCCCTGTCATCCGTCCTGTTGTGACCATGGACAAGCTAGAAATCATTGACATTGCAGAGAAAATCGATACCTTTGAGATTTCTATTCAGCCTTTTGAAGATTGCTGTACCATTTTTGCTCCAGACCGTCCAAAGACTAATCCTAAGATTAAAAATGTTGAGCAGTATGAGAGCCGTTTGGATGTAGAGGGACTGGTAGAGAGAGCAGTTAGCGGTATAATGGTAACAGAAATTACCCCTCAGGCAGAAAAAGACGAAGTCGATGACTGGATTAGCGATTTGTTGTAG
- a CDS encoding cysteine desulfurase family protein has translation MIYLDNAATTRPYPEALATYTEVASKIWGNPSSLHQLGSQASRILQASRKQIADLIGVLPQEIFFTSGGTEGDNWVIKGVAFEKEQFGKHIIVSDIEHPAVKESALWLKTQGYEVDFAPVDQQGFVDVEKLATLLRPDTILVSVMAVNNEIGSIQPIQTISDLLKDKPTISFHVDAVQALAKIPTATYLTDRVDFATFSSHKFHGLRGVGFAYIKNGKKITPLLTGGGQETDKRSTTENLAGIAATAKALRLAMERQEEFTHKTSQMKQVLLQGLSAYEDIRIFSGQDQFAPHILTFGLKGVRGEVLVHAFEEYGIYVSTTSACSSKAGKPAGTLLSMGIQSQLATTAVRMSLDLENDMSQIEQVLTTFKIIYEQTKKVR, from the coding sequence ATGATTTATTTAGATAATGCGGCGACCACGCGTCCTTATCCTGAGGCTCTTGCAACCTATACAGAAGTTGCTTCAAAAATTTGGGGGAACCCATCCAGTTTACATCAGCTGGGGAGCCAGGCAAGCCGAATTTTACAGGCTTCTAGGAAGCAAATTGCAGACCTTATAGGTGTTCTGCCACAGGAAATTTTTTTTACTTCTGGTGGGACAGAAGGGGATAATTGGGTTATCAAGGGTGTTGCTTTTGAAAAGGAGCAGTTTGGCAAGCATATCATTGTGTCTGATATTGAACATCCTGCGGTTAAGGAATCTGCACTTTGGCTGAAAACACAAGGATATGAAGTGGATTTTGCCCCTGTTGATCAGCAAGGTTTTGTCGATGTGGAGAAACTGGCAACCTTACTACGCCCAGATACAATCTTGGTCTCCGTTATGGCAGTCAATAATGAGATTGGCTCGATTCAGCCCATTCAGACTATTTCGGATTTACTAAAAGATAAACCAACGATTTCCTTTCATGTAGATGCCGTACAGGCCTTGGCTAAGATTCCAACAGCTACCTATTTAACGGATCGTGTTGATTTTGCCACTTTTTCCAGCCATAAATTTCATGGTCTTCGAGGTGTCGGCTTTGCTTACATTAAAAATGGAAAGAAAATTACCCCTCTGCTAACAGGTGGTGGGCAGGAAACAGATAAGCGTTCCACAACTGAAAATTTAGCAGGGATTGCAGCAACAGCTAAAGCTCTTCGACTAGCAATGGAGCGGCAGGAAGAATTTACCCACAAAACTAGTCAGATGAAGCAAGTATTGCTCCAAGGACTGTCCGCCTATGAAGATATTCGAATTTTCTCCGGTCAAGACCAGTTTGCCCCGCATATTCTGACCTTTGGTCTCAAAGGAGTTCGGGGAGAGGTCCTAGTTCATGCCTTTGAGGAGTATGGTATCTATGTTTCAACGACCTCAGCTTGCTCATCTAAGGCAGGAAAACCTGCTGGAACGCTCTTATCCATGGGGATTCAATCTCAGCTTGCAACAACAGCCGTTCGCATGAGTTTGGATTTAGAAAATGATATGAGCCAAATAGAGCAGGTACTGACGACCTTTAAAATCATTTATGAACAAACGAAAAAAGTAAGATAG
- the budA gene encoding acetolactate decarboxylase produces the protein MSEPVKLFQYNTLGALMAGLYGGSMTIGELLEHGDLGLGTLDSIDGELIILDGKAYQAKSSAQAPEVIEVADDVMVPYAAVVPHQAEVIFRQRFEMTNQELEKRIESYYDGENLFRSIKIHGRFKHMHVRMIPKSTSERKFAEVAVHQPEYRAEDLMGTIVGFWTPEIFHGVSLAGYHLHFISDDLSFGGHVMDYTIEEGIVELGAVDQLDQRFPVQDRKYLFAKFNVNEVKEDMERAE, from the coding sequence ATGTCAGAGCCAGTAAAATTATTTCAATACAATACCTTAGGAGCCCTTATGGCAGGTCTTTATGGCGGAAGCATGACCATCGGCGAATTATTGGAGCATGGGGATTTGGGGCTAGGGACTTTGGATTCGATTGATGGAGAATTGATTATTTTAGATGGCAAAGCCTATCAAGCCAAAAGTTCTGCTCAAGCCCCTGAAGTGATTGAGGTGGCTGATGATGTTATGGTTCCTTACGCAGCTGTGGTTCCTCATCAGGCGGAAGTGATTTTTCGCCAACGTTTTGAGATGACAAATCAAGAACTGGAAAAGCGCATTGAGTCCTATTATGACGGGGAAAATCTCTTTCGCTCGATTAAAATTCATGGACGATTTAAGCACATGCATGTACGCATGATTCCTAAATCGACCTCTGAGCGCAAATTTGCTGAAGTGGCAGTCCATCAGCCAGAGTATCGAGCAGAGGATTTGATGGGAACGATTGTGGGCTTCTGGACGCCGGAGATTTTCCATGGGGTGAGCCTTGCAGGTTATCATCTCCACTTCATCTCAGATGACTTGTCTTTTGGAGGCCATGTGATGGATTATACGATTGAAGAAGGTATAGTAGAGTTGGGAGCAGTTGATCAGCTCGACCAGCGTTTCCCTGTCCAAGACCGTAAATACCTCTTTGCCAAGTTTAATGTGAATGAAGTCAAGGAAGACATGGAAAGGGCAGAATAA
- a CDS encoding tetratricopeptide repeat protein, whose product MNNSENMLISLEQQDLKQAQAHFEKALLTDDENVLFDLAQYLESIGFFPQAKRAYEQVAEAFPQAFLSLASIASEDGDIEEAFGYLEEIAPESDWYPASLVIKADLYQMEGLPDVAREKLEVAYQLSQDPLILLGLAEIEVELEDFAQAIKAYASLDNRKIYEQTGISTYQRIGWCYAQLGKLEVAIEFLEKALELAYEDQTALELALILVEQGEYQRALMYFKQLDTLSQDYEGYEYGYALALHAEHQTKEALVIAQQGLLKNPFETRLSLLASQYAYELHDEAGAENYLLDALKDAVEQEDLLLRLTNLYLEQERFEDVLAFVSDEIDSSLTKWNLARAYQGLEKEEEALLLYREISQDMKDNPEFLEAYSYLLRELGYLTKAKETAKSYLKLVPDDPAMVDFYHSLEE is encoded by the coding sequence GTGAACAATAGTGAAAATATGCTGATTTCACTGGAGCAGCAAGATCTGAAACAGGCTCAAGCCCATTTTGAAAAGGCCTTGTTAACAGATGATGAAAATGTTTTGTTTGATTTGGCTCAATATTTGGAAAGTATCGGCTTTTTTCCACAGGCAAAACGAGCCTATGAACAGGTGGCTGAAGCCTTTCCCCAAGCCTTTCTCAGTCTTGCTAGCATTGCCAGTGAAGATGGAGATATCGAGGAGGCTTTCGGTTATCTGGAGGAAATTGCTCCAGAGAGTGACTGGTATCCTGCTAGCCTAGTCATCAAAGCAGATCTCTATCAAATGGAGGGATTACCAGATGTTGCACGGGAAAAGCTGGAAGTAGCCTATCAATTAAGCCAAGACCCTTTAATCTTGCTAGGACTTGCGGAGATAGAGGTAGAATTAGAGGATTTTGCTCAGGCAATCAAAGCCTATGCCAGTCTTGATAATCGCAAGATTTATGAGCAAACGGGGATTTCGACCTACCAGCGGATTGGGTGGTGCTATGCTCAGCTTGGCAAGCTAGAGGTTGCGATTGAGTTTTTAGAAAAAGCCTTGGAGTTGGCATACGAAGATCAGACAGCCTTGGAATTGGCCTTGATTTTGGTCGAGCAAGGCGAATATCAACGCGCCTTGATGTACTTTAAGCAATTGGACACTCTGTCACAGGACTATGAGGGTTACGAGTATGGCTATGCCCTGGCTCTTCATGCTGAGCACCAAACGAAGGAAGCCTTAGTGATTGCCCAGCAGGGCTTGTTGAAAAATCCCTTTGAAACTCGGCTATCTCTCCTGGCTTCTCAGTATGCCTATGAATTACATGATGAAGCGGGTGCAGAAAACTATCTCTTAGACGCTTTGAAAGACGCAGTGGAGCAGGAAGATTTGCTCCTGCGTCTGACCAATCTGTATCTGGAACAAGAACGATTTGAAGATGTTTTAGCGTTTGTCTCAGATGAGATTGACAGTTCTCTGACCAAATGGAATCTAGCTCGTGCCTATCAAGGCTTGGAAAAAGAGGAAGAAGCCCTGCTCCTTTATCGGGAGATTTCGCAAGACATGAAAGACAATCCTGAATTTTTAGAAGCCTATAGTTACCTGCTTCGAGAATTAGGTTATTTGACTAAAGCGAAGGAAACAGCTAAGAGCTATCTCAAGCTCGTGCCAGATGACCCTGCTATGGTGGATTTCTATCATTCCTTAGAAGAATAA
- a CDS encoding AI-2E family transporter produces the protein MEQQKKDFSLSWFFRWFLDNKAITVFLVTLLLGLNIYLLSKISFIFGPVIEFLGVIMLPVILSGLLYYLLNPIVDWLESHKMERLWAIVLVFIMIGLLLIWGLAVAIPSLQYQIISFSRNVPTYVKKINEMVNDLLANRISDDLKPQLEELSYTLSSQVTTWASNFSAKAVNWASSFISAASQIIVAVIIMPFLLFYLLRDGKGLKAYVTQFLPTKLRQPVGEVLSEVNTQLSNYVRGQVTVAIIVAGMFILFFKIIGLRYAVTLGVTAGILNLVPYLGSFLAMLPALVLGLIAGPVMLAKVVAVFIIEQTIEGRFVSPLVLGSQLNIHPINILFVLLTAGSMFGIWGVLLGIPVYACAKVVIAALFHWYQKVSGLYEEEGDSCEQ, from the coding sequence ATGGAACAGCAGAAGAAAGATTTTAGTTTATCCTGGTTTTTCCGGTGGTTTTTAGACAATAAAGCCATCACCGTTTTTCTTGTCACCCTCTTGTTGGGCTTGAATATCTATCTTTTAAGCAAGATTAGTTTTATTTTTGGGCCGGTCATTGAATTTTTAGGCGTGATTATGCTACCAGTGATTCTCTCAGGACTACTTTATTATCTCCTCAATCCTATTGTGGATTGGTTGGAGAGTCACAAGATGGAGCGTCTCTGGGCGATTGTCTTGGTCTTTATCATGATTGGTTTGTTGTTGATTTGGGGCTTGGCAGTTGCGATTCCTAGCCTTCAGTATCAAATTATCAGTTTTTCAAGAAATGTCCCTACCTATGTCAAGAAAATCAACGAGATGGTGAATGATTTACTGGCCAATCGGATTTCAGATGATTTGAAACCGCAGTTGGAAGAGTTAAGCTATACCCTCTCTTCTCAGGTGACGACCTGGGCCAGCAATTTCTCTGCTAAGGCAGTCAATTGGGCCAGCAGTTTCATTAGTGCGGCATCCCAAATTATTGTCGCTGTGATTATCATGCCTTTCTTGCTCTTTTACCTCTTGCGAGATGGCAAGGGCCTAAAAGCCTATGTCACCCAATTTTTACCGACCAAATTGCGGCAGCCAGTTGGGGAGGTGCTCTCTGAAGTCAATACCCAGTTATCCAATTATGTTCGTGGGCAGGTGACAGTGGCGATTATCGTTGCAGGTATGTTTATCCTCTTCTTTAAAATTATCGGCTTGCGTTATGCGGTGACCTTGGGGGTAACGGCAGGAATTCTCAACTTGGTCCCTTATCTGGGAAGTTTTCTTGCCATGCTTCCTGCTTTAGTCTTGGGTTTGATTGCTGGACCTGTTATGTTAGCAAAAGTAGTTGCGGTCTTTATCATAGAGCAGACTATCGAGGGACGGTTTGTTTCCCCCTTGGTGCTAGGAAGCCAACTCAACATCCATCCAATTAACATTCTCTTTGTACTGTTGACGGCGGGTTCTATGTTTGGAATTTGGGGCGTTTTATTAGGAATTCCGGTATATGCCTGTGCCAAGGTGGTTATCGCAGCTCTTTTCCACTGGTATCAAAAGGTCAGCGGACTTTATGAGGAAGAAGGAGATAGTTGTGAACAATAG
- a CDS encoding lactonase family protein — protein METIYFGTYTRRTSQGVYQADFNPETGQLSNLQVFAQEPSPTYLAFDQKGRLYSVGAKDSQGGIAAFDQTGQLINHVLAEGAPLCYVAVDEPRNLVYGANYHKGQALVYKRAEDGSLSLADAVSHTGSGPHENQASPHVHFTDLTPDQYLVTCDLGTDQVVTYDVSADGKLTALAHYKSQSGAGPRHLAFHPHYKIAYLICELNSTIEVLIYDGIGEFEHLQTISTLPSDYTGFNGTAAIRLSKDGKFLYGSNRGHDSIAVYEILSDGSLSLLEIVPTNGKNPRDFNLSPDQNHLIAVHQDSDNATVFARDVKTGHLTELSHDFTIPEGVCVTFQ, from the coding sequence ATGGAAACTATTTATTTTGGAACCTATACCCGTCGCACATCCCAAGGAGTCTATCAAGCGGATTTCAATCCTGAAACAGGACAACTATCCAACCTCCAAGTCTTTGCTCAGGAACCAAGTCCGACCTATCTTGCCTTTGACCAAAAAGGGCGATTGTATAGCGTGGGTGCAAAGGACAGTCAAGGAGGAATCGCAGCCTTTGACCAAACAGGACAGCTCATCAACCACGTCCTTGCAGAAGGTGCTCCTCTTTGCTATGTTGCCGTTGATGAACCTAGAAACCTTGTTTATGGTGCCAACTACCACAAAGGACAAGCCCTGGTCTACAAACGTGCAGAAGATGGCTCTTTGAGCCTTGCAGATGCAGTGAGCCACACTGGCTCTGGCCCCCACGAAAATCAGGCTAGTCCTCACGTTCACTTTACAGATTTGACACCTGACCAATACTTGGTAACCTGTGACTTAGGGACTGATCAGGTTGTCACTTATGATGTGAGTGCAGATGGCAAACTAACCGCACTAGCTCACTACAAGTCCCAAAGTGGGGCTGGACCTCGCCACCTTGCCTTTCATCCCCATTATAAAATTGCCTACCTCATCTGCGAATTGAACTCTACTATCGAAGTGCTCATCTATGATGGTATCGGAGAGTTTGAGCATCTGCAAACCATCTCCACTCTACCGAGTGACTATACAGGCTTCAATGGAACTGCAGCCATTCGTCTCTCTAAAGATGGAAAATTCCTCTACGGTTCCAATCGCGGACACGATTCGATTGCGGTCTATGAGATTTTATCCGATGGAAGCCTCTCCTTACTCGAAATTGTCCCAACCAATGGGAAAAATCCGCGTGATTTTAATCTCAGTCCTGACCAAAATCATCTCATCGCTGTTCATCAAGACTCTGATAATGCCACCGTTTTTGCCCGCGATGTAAAAACTGGTCACCTCACAGAACTCTCTCACGACTTTACCATTCCAGAAGGTGTTTGTGTGACCTTTCAATAG
- the mmuM gene encoding homocysteine S-methyltransferase, with product MGRLKEALEARECLILDGALGTELESQGYDVTGKLWSAKYLLDNPRVIADLHDTYLLAGADIVTTSSYQATVPGLCEAGLSEQDALRIIALTVTLARESRDRFWTTVSDEEKEKRLYPLISGDVGPYAAYLADGSEYTGAYDLTTQAYKDFHRPRIQTLLEAGSDFLGIETIPNIGETKALLDLLETEFPEAESYISFVAKDDGHLSDGTPIEEVGALCQTCPQIVAVGVNCSAPHLLPALLARLQTVTTKPLVAYPNSGEVYNGATQTWHQAPDNSKTLAENAKIWQSLGTKILGGCCRTRPADIAYLAETLKK from the coding sequence ATGGGAAGATTAAAAGAAGCCTTAGAGGCGCGTGAATGTTTGATTTTGGACGGTGCTTTGGGGACGGAGTTGGAAAGTCAGGGATATGATGTGACAGGAAAGCTCTGGTCAGCCAAGTATTTATTGGATAATCCACGGGTGATTGCGGATTTGCATGATACGTATCTGCTAGCAGGAGCGGATATTGTGACGACTTCAAGCTACCAAGCGACTGTTCCAGGACTCTGCGAAGCTGGTTTGAGTGAGCAAGATGCCCTGCGAATCATTGCCTTAACAGTGACATTAGCGAGAGAAAGTCGCGATAGATTTTGGACAACTGTGAGCGATGAGGAGAAGGAAAAACGACTCTATCCTTTGATTAGCGGGGATGTGGGACCTTATGCGGCTTACTTAGCAGACGGCTCAGAATACACAGGAGCTTACGACCTCACTACTCAAGCTTATAAGGATTTTCATCGTCCGAGAATCCAAACTCTCTTAGAAGCAGGGAGCGATTTTTTAGGAATTGAAACTATTCCTAATATCGGAGAAACCAAGGCCTTACTAGATTTATTGGAAACTGAGTTTCCAGAAGCGGAAAGTTATATCTCTTTTGTCGCCAAGGATGATGGACATTTGTCAGATGGTACACCGATTGAAGAAGTGGGTGCCCTATGTCAAACTTGTCCGCAAATTGTTGCTGTGGGGGTTAATTGTAGTGCTCCGCATCTGTTGCCTGCCTTACTAGCGAGATTACAAACAGTGACGACCAAGCCTTTGGTTGCCTATCCGAATTCAGGTGAGGTCTATAATGGCGCAACTCAAACCTGGCACCAAGCGCCAGACAACTCCAAAACCTTGGCCGAAAATGCTAAAATCTGGCAAAGCCTAGGCACTAAAATCCTTGGAGGTTGCTGTAGAACAAGACCGGCCGACATTGCTTATCTTGCAGAAACATTAAAAAAATGA